A single Suricata suricatta isolate VVHF042 chromosome 2, meerkat_22Aug2017_6uvM2_HiC, whole genome shotgun sequence DNA region contains:
- the MPLKIP gene encoding M-phase-specific PLK1-interacting protein has translation MLYRAGRQRTFLAKNHRVSEKGWSGQFRRENAAVRSSSSSPDMHRQNFRPPTPPYPGAGVGSWGSGSSFRGTPGGGGPRPPSPRDGYGSPHHTPPYGPRSRPYGSSHSPRHGGSFPGGRFGSPSPGGYPGSYSKSPAGSQQQFGYSPGQQQTHPQGSPRTSTPFGSGRGREKRMSNELESYFKPSMLEDPWAGLEPVSVVDINQQYSNSQTFTGKKGRYFC, from the exons ATGCTGTACCGCGCTGGGAGGCAGAGGACTTTTTTGGCAAAGAACCACCGAGTCTCTGAGAAGGGTTGGTCGGGACAGTTCCGGCGGGAGAACGCGGCAGTGAGGTCTTCGTCTTCATCGCCTGATATGCACCGACAGAATTTTCGACCTCCGACTCCTCCCTACCCCGGCGCGGGTGTAGGAAGTTGGGGTAGCGGGAGCAGCTTCCGGGGTACCCCGGGCGGAGGCGGACCACGGCCGCCCTCCCCTCGGGACGGGTACGGGAGTCCGCACCACACGCCGCCGTACGGGCCCCGGTCTAGGCCCTACGGGAGCAGCCACTCTCCGCGACACGGCGGCAGCTTCCCGGGGGGCCGATTCGGGTCTCCGTCCCCTGGCGGCTACCCTGGCTCCTACTCCAAGTCCCCCGCGGGGTCCCAGCAGCAATTCGGCTACTCCCCAGGGCAGCAGCAGACCCACCCCCAG ggtTCTCCAAGGACATCTACACCATTTGGATCAGGGCGtggtagagaaaaaagaatgtctaATGAGTTGGAAAGTTATTTCAAGCCTTCAATGCTTGAAGACCCTTGGGCTGGCCTAGAACCAGTATCTGTAGTGGATATTAACCAACAGTACAGCAATTCTCAAACATTCACAGGCAAAAAAGGAAGATACTTttgttaa